The following are from one region of the Halolamina litorea genome:
- a CDS encoding S9 family peptidase: MEYGVARYLSIDSTDTPTFTVGGDLAFLSDTTGTPQVYRLSEPGAWPERLTAHDERVSFVDASPTREELMFGMDEGSNERDQLYRYDLDTGEEVPLTNDPEAKHLWGGWGPDGERFAFAANRRQGDTFDVYVQGRADPTPKLVWEGPGGFVGVAAWHPDGDALILQESNSSSDQVLYWLDIDTGEAERLTDTGEEARYHHVAFGPDGDLYVVTDYGAETAYVGRINATAQGGDGADTVETIEQGPDEWNVDSLRIDAGSGRAAYTLNVDGYSETHVGTLTADGTEIVETVEPDLPEGVVAGVELGPGGERAALAFSADDHPHSIYAMDAVSGETERWTTPGTLGIPEEQFLRSETIRYETFDGREIPAYWTLPPGVDADGSDGEVPVMVDIHGGPEHQRQPWFYPTKQYFLNQGYAVLEPNVRGSSGYGKEYTHLDDQEQRLDSVKDIKYATEWLEDQPAADTDSLVVYGRSYGGFMVLSAITQYPDLWAAAVDFVGIADFQTFLENTGEWRRSHRAAEYGSLDDPELLERISPIHDVDRIQCPLFIQHGANDPRVPVGEAEQIAEAVEARGIPVETCIFEDEGHHTTDRENLIEEFERIAAFLEEHV, encoded by the coding sequence ATGGAGTACGGCGTCGCCCGCTACCTCAGCATCGACAGCACCGACACGCCGACGTTCACCGTCGGCGGGGACCTCGCCTTCCTCTCGGACACGACCGGCACGCCGCAGGTCTACCGGCTCTCGGAGCCGGGCGCGTGGCCCGAGCGCCTGACCGCCCACGATGAACGCGTCTCGTTCGTCGACGCCTCGCCGACCCGGGAGGAGTTGATGTTCGGGATGGACGAGGGGAGCAACGAGCGCGATCAACTCTACCGCTACGACCTCGACACCGGCGAGGAGGTGCCGCTCACGAACGACCCCGAGGCCAAACACCTCTGGGGCGGCTGGGGCCCCGACGGCGAGCGCTTCGCCTTCGCCGCGAACCGCCGGCAGGGCGACACCTTCGACGTGTACGTGCAGGGGCGTGCCGACCCGACCCCAAAGCTGGTCTGGGAGGGGCCGGGCGGCTTCGTCGGCGTCGCCGCGTGGCACCCCGACGGCGACGCGCTGATCCTGCAGGAGTCGAACTCCAGTTCCGACCAGGTGCTCTACTGGCTGGATATCGACACCGGCGAGGCCGAGCGACTCACCGACACCGGCGAGGAGGCACGCTACCACCACGTCGCGTTCGGTCCCGACGGCGACCTCTACGTCGTGACCGACTACGGCGCCGAGACGGCCTACGTCGGCCGGATCAACGCCACAGCGCAAGGGGGCGACGGGGCGGACACGGTGGAGACGATCGAACAGGGACCGGACGAGTGGAACGTCGACTCGCTCCGGATCGACGCCGGGAGCGGCCGGGCGGCGTACACGCTGAACGTCGACGGCTACTCGGAGACCCACGTCGGCACCCTCACCGCCGACGGGACCGAGATCGTCGAGACGGTCGAACCCGACCTCCCCGAGGGCGTCGTCGCCGGCGTCGAACTCGGGCCCGGCGGCGAGCGCGCGGCGCTCGCGTTCAGCGCCGACGACCACCCACACTCGATCTACGCGATGGACGCCGTATCGGGCGAGACCGAACGCTGGACCACTCCCGGCACGCTGGGCATTCCGGAGGAGCAGTTCCTCCGTTCGGAGACGATCCGCTACGAGACGTTCGACGGTCGCGAGATCCCCGCTTACTGGACGCTCCCGCCGGGCGTCGACGCGGACGGCAGCGACGGCGAAGTGCCCGTGATGGTCGACATCCACGGCGGTCCGGAACACCAGCGACAGCCGTGGTTCTACCCGACCAAGCAGTACTTCCTGAACCAGGGCTACGCGGTGCTCGAACCCAACGTCCGGGGCTCTTCGGGCTACGGCAAGGAGTACACCCATCTCGACGATCAGGAGCAGCGCCTCGACTCCGTGAAGGACATCAAGTACGCCACCGAGTGGCTGGAAGACCAGCCCGCCGCCGACACCGATAGCCTCGTCGTCTACGGTCGCTCCTACGGCGGCTTCATGGTGCTCTCGGCGATCACGCAGTACCCCGACCTCTGGGCCGCCGCGGTGGACTTCGTCGGCATCGCCGACTTCCAGACGTTCCTCGAGAACACCGGCGAGTGGCGCCGCAGCCACCGCGCCGCCGAGTACGGCAGCCTCGACGACCCCGAACTGCTCGAACGGATCTCGCCGATCCACGACGTGGACAGGATCCAGTGTCCGCTGTTCATCCAGCACGGCGCGAACGACCCCCGCGTGCCCGTCGGCGAGGCCGAACAGATCGCCGAGGCCGTCGAGGCCCGCGGGATCCCCGTCGAGACCTGCATCTTCGAGGACGAGGGACACCACACGACCGACCGCGAGAACCTGATCGAGGAGTTCGAGCGCATCGCCGCCTTCCTCGAGGAGCACGTCTGA
- a CDS encoding creatininase family protein: MPETDDDLFTMTWEEAEHAFEDADAALLGTGSIEQHSVHLPVSVDTLRAEHLTEELVDAADDAGLQFVRLPTLPYGMSEHHMNFPGTITLDPATYEDAIVDIGESLARHGVERFVIVNCHGGNREPLSQAADRLVRTHDLATHFVHWTDFAREHLKGVFGEGWGHAGDHETSVIEHYRPDLVKQEKKEPQNAKAMPETVSYGYFDRVTDLGGLGDPTNSDAEAMAAAVDHGTEQILEALTRDIDAGW; the protein is encoded by the coding sequence ATGCCCGAGACCGACGACGACCTGTTCACGATGACGTGGGAGGAGGCCGAACACGCCTTCGAGGACGCCGACGCCGCGCTACTCGGCACCGGCAGCATCGAACAGCACTCCGTCCACCTGCCCGTCTCGGTGGACACCCTCCGCGCCGAACACCTGACCGAGGAACTCGTCGACGCCGCCGACGACGCCGGCCTGCAGTTCGTCCGCCTCCCCACGCTCCCCTACGGGATGAGCGAGCACCACATGAACTTCCCCGGGACGATCACGCTCGACCCGGCCACCTACGAGGACGCCATCGTCGACATCGGCGAGAGCCTCGCGCGCCACGGCGTCGAACGGTTCGTGATCGTGAACTGCCACGGCGGCAACCGCGAACCCCTCTCGCAGGCCGCCGACCGACTCGTCCGTACCCACGACCTCGCGACCCACTTCGTCCACTGGACTGACTTCGCCCGCGAGCACCTGAAGGGCGTGTTCGGCGAGGGCTGGGGCCACGCCGGCGACCACGAGACCAGCGTGATCGAACACTACCGGCCGGACCTCGTCAAGCAGGAGAAAAAGGAGCCACAGAACGCCAAGGCGATGCCCGAGACGGTGAGTTACGGCTACTTCGACCGTGTGACCGACCTCGGTGGGCTGGGCGACCCGACCAACTCCGACGCCGAGGCAATGGCCGCGGCGGTCGACCACGGCACCGAGCAGATCCTTGAGGCGCTCACGCGCGACATCGACGCCGGTTGGTAG
- a CDS encoding trans-sulfuration enzyme family protein, translated as MGERDDHRFATRAVSWGEDPASSDVGDVVSPIHLTSTYAVPGIDSEFKLDEADPEEGEFLYGRLSNPTRHAAEKRLAALEGGAHGLAFASGTAAISTLFFATVTPGDHIVAFDDLYAGTRRMLESLFRDRLGVDVSFVDATDAGNVADAMRPETKLVYMETPTNPLLRLCDLDAIADIAHAGDALLGVDNTFLSPFLQNPLELGADVVAHSTTKYLNGHSDSIGGALVLDDDDLAAECYHLQRVLLGNAMAPFDAYLTLRGSKTLPMRMRQHEANASEIATFLEGHPLVETVHYPGLESHPQHELAKQQMAGYGGVLSFELEGDMDDAAAFLEALSTFTLAVSLGGVESLVELPAGMTHEPIPKAEREELGITDTLVRMSVGVEAVDDLLADLERGFAAMRRFSEQQPPAED; from the coding sequence ATGGGAGAACGAGACGATCACCGCTTTGCGACTCGGGCTGTCTCGTGGGGCGAGGACCCGGCGAGTTCCGACGTCGGCGACGTGGTCTCGCCGATCCACCTGACCTCGACGTACGCCGTCCCCGGCATCGATTCGGAGTTCAAACTCGACGAGGCCGACCCCGAGGAGGGCGAGTTCCTCTACGGCCGGCTCTCGAACCCGACGCGCCACGCCGCCGAGAAGCGGCTCGCGGCGCTGGAAGGTGGCGCCCACGGGCTCGCGTTCGCCTCCGGCACCGCTGCCATCTCGACGCTCTTTTTCGCGACGGTGACGCCGGGCGACCACATCGTCGCGTTCGACGACCTCTACGCCGGCACTCGACGGATGCTCGAATCGCTGTTCCGCGACCGCCTCGGCGTCGACGTGTCCTTCGTCGACGCCACCGACGCCGGGAACGTCGCCGACGCGATGCGACCCGAGACGAAGCTGGTGTACATGGAGACGCCGACGAACCCGCTGCTCCGGCTCTGTGACCTCGACGCCATCGCCGACATCGCCCACGCGGGCGACGCGCTGTTGGGTGTCGACAACACGTTCCTCTCGCCGTTCCTCCAGAACCCGTTGGAGTTGGGTGCGGACGTCGTCGCCCACAGCACGACGAAGTACCTCAACGGCCACTCCGACTCCATCGGCGGCGCGCTCGTGCTGGACGACGACGATCTCGCGGCGGAGTGTTACCACCTCCAGCGCGTCCTCCTGGGCAACGCGATGGCGCCGTTCGACGCCTACCTCACCCTCCGCGGGAGCAAGACCCTCCCGATGCGGATGCGACAGCACGAGGCCAACGCCAGCGAGATCGCGACGTTCCTCGAGGGGCACCCGCTGGTCGAAACAGTCCACTACCCCGGGCTGGAGAGCCACCCGCAGCACGAACTCGCGAAGCAGCAGATGGCGGGCTACGGCGGGGTGCTCTCCTTCGAACTCGAGGGCGACATGGACGACGCCGCGGCGTTCCTCGAGGCGCTCTCGACGTTCACGCTCGCGGTGTCGCTCGGCGGCGTCGAGTCCCTCGTCGAGCTACCGGCCGGGATGACCCACGAGCCCATCCCGAAAGCGGAACGCGAGGAACTGGGCATCACGGACACGCTCGTGCGAATGTCCGTCGGCGTCGAGGCCGTCGACGACCTGCTGGCGGACCTGGAACGCGGGTTCGCGGCGATGCGCCGCTTCTCCGAGCAGCAGCCGCCGGCTGAGGACTGA
- a CDS encoding phosphate ABC transporter ATP-binding protein, giving the protein MIRLSNVTHSYDAEPVVEGASLSVEPGEVVGIIGPSGVGKTTLLRIMALFLEPSEGEVELDGEGAWRVDEAERLALRRRVGMVFQEASLFDGTVARNVEYGLRVRRSWPERAREQLRSVVRSSPTPPAVEEALDVVGLRDKLDQEADSLSGGEAQRVSFARALAYEPEFLLLDEPTSDLDPRNTGLIEEAIAAARDRGIGVVVATHDMHQAERVADRVGVLLGDGFTEVGPTETIFEDPTDERTRKFISGELVY; this is encoded by the coding sequence ATGATCCGGCTCTCGAACGTCACACACAGCTACGACGCCGAGCCCGTCGTCGAGGGTGCCTCGCTCTCCGTTGAGCCGGGCGAGGTGGTGGGAATCATCGGCCCCTCGGGTGTCGGGAAGACGACCCTGCTCCGGATCATGGCCCTGTTCCTCGAACCGAGCGAGGGCGAGGTCGAACTCGACGGCGAGGGCGCGTGGCGCGTCGACGAGGCCGAGCGGCTGGCGCTCCGCCGGCGGGTCGGGATGGTGTTTCAAGAGGCCAGCCTGTTCGACGGCACCGTCGCACGCAACGTCGAGTACGGCCTGCGGGTCCGACGGTCGTGGCCCGAGCGGGCACGGGAGCAACTCCGTTCGGTCGTTCGCTCGTCGCCGACGCCGCCGGCCGTCGAGGAGGCGTTGGACGTGGTCGGCCTGCGCGACAAACTGGATCAGGAAGCCGACTCCCTCTCTGGGGGCGAGGCCCAGCGGGTCTCCTTCGCGCGAGCGCTCGCGTACGAACCGGAGTTCCTGCTGCTCGACGAGCCCACGTCCGACCTCGACCCCCGGAACACCGGGCTGATCGAGGAGGCCATCGCGGCGGCCCGCGACCGCGGTATCGGCGTCGTCGTCGCCACCCACGACATGCACCAAGCCGAGCGCGTCGCCGACCGCGTCGGCGTGCTGCTCGGCGACGGGTTCACCGAGGTCGGCCCGACGGAGACCATCTTCGAGGACCCCACCGACGAGCGCACCCGGAAGTTCATCTCCGGGGAACTGGTGTACTGA
- a CDS encoding alpha/beta fold hydrolase, whose amino-acid sequence MTHTKTFVLVHGSWHGAWCWARVLPALREEHEAVAVELPAHGSDPAGVEAATFERYVDRVGTAVDAAVGEVVLVGHSMGGHVVTQVAERHADAVAAVVYLAAFLPGDGQSLTDLDAGAFDSAVPEHIVVDDERGVVTFEGAGADDTFYQDCSERDAAFARSRLRPEPAAPRHVPVSLSEQRYGAVPRVYIECTEDRALPVAFQRSMYEAVGCDAVHSLETGHAPFLAAPTAVAETLRGVTE is encoded by the coding sequence GTGACCCATACAAAGACGTTCGTCCTGGTGCACGGCTCGTGGCACGGCGCGTGGTGCTGGGCGCGCGTCCTCCCGGCGCTGCGGGAGGAACACGAGGCCGTCGCGGTGGAACTCCCTGCCCACGGCAGCGACCCGGCAGGGGTCGAGGCGGCCACCTTCGAGCGCTACGTTGATCGGGTCGGGACGGCCGTCGACGCCGCCGTCGGGGAAGTCGTACTCGTCGGGCACAGCATGGGCGGCCACGTCGTGACTCAGGTCGCCGAGCGCCACGCCGACGCCGTCGCGGCCGTCGTCTACCTCGCCGCGTTCCTCCCGGGCGACGGGCAGTCGCTCACCGACCTCGACGCCGGCGCGTTCGACTCGGCCGTGCCCGAGCACATCGTCGTCGACGACGAGCGCGGCGTCGTCACGTTCGAGGGGGCGGGCGCCGACGACACCTTCTACCAGGACTGCAGCGAGCGCGACGCCGCGTTCGCCCGGTCGCGGCTCCGCCCGGAGCCGGCGGCGCCGCGGCACGTCCCCGTCTCCCTCAGCGAGCAGCGCTACGGGGCGGTCCCGCGGGTCTACATCGAGTGTACCGAGGACCGAGCGCTACCGGTGGCGTTCCAGCGGTCGATGTACGAGGCGGTCGGCTGCGACGCGGTCCACTCCCTCGAGACCGGCCACGCGCCGTTCCTCGCGGCGCCGACGGCGGTGGCCGAGACGCTGCGCGGCGTCACCGAGTGA
- the gatB gene encoding Asp-tRNA(Asn)/Glu-tRNA(Gln) amidotransferase subunit GatB: MSQALADRELAAVIGLEVHVQLETDTKIFCNCSTDADDDEEPNSRTCPVCLGLPGALPVLNEGAVESAVKIGKALDADIPEETTFHRKNYFYPDLPKGFQLTQYDAPICADGELEVRVEGERNTISIRRAHLEEDPGSIQHQGGNIDTADYTLVNYNRAGTPLMEIVTRPDFRSPAETRAFLAKLEEVLEYLGVFDATRDGSLRVDANISLVPADEVGEDGAIDEDVLGEANRTEVKNISSHKGAEQALAYEVTRQKNAVKRGREVEQETRHWDENRGVTVSMRSKEAEKDYRYFREADLPPLQVADWKERIPIPELPDARRERFGEEYGLSEEAASKLTSRKSVADLYEELAAEFDPDLVATWVADNLLGELNYRDMEIADVTDRLDEIEHLIRLVAEDELTAKNAEEVVLRRMLDEGESPDEIIEAEDLGKASGGEVEQAVVEAIEENPDAVADYESGDDGALNFLVGQVMSKTGGSADPGQVNELLRTELES, encoded by the coding sequence ATGAGTCAGGCGCTCGCGGACCGGGAACTCGCGGCCGTCATCGGGCTGGAGGTCCACGTTCAGCTGGAGACGGACACGAAGATCTTCTGTAACTGCTCGACTGACGCCGACGACGACGAGGAGCCCAACAGCCGAACCTGCCCCGTCTGTCTGGGGCTGCCCGGCGCGCTGCCGGTGCTCAACGAGGGCGCCGTCGAGTCCGCCGTCAAGATCGGTAAGGCCCTCGACGCCGACATCCCCGAGGAGACGACGTTCCACCGGAAGAACTACTTCTACCCCGACCTGCCGAAGGGGTTCCAACTCACCCAGTACGACGCGCCGATCTGTGCCGACGGCGAACTCGAAGTCCGCGTCGAGGGCGAGCGCAACACCATCAGCATCCGCCGGGCCCACCTGGAGGAGGACCCCGGCAGCATCCAGCACCAGGGCGGCAACATCGACACCGCCGACTACACGCTGGTGAACTACAACCGCGCCGGCACGCCGCTGATGGAGATCGTCACCCGGCCGGACTTCCGCTCGCCGGCCGAGACCCGCGCGTTCCTCGCCAAACTGGAGGAGGTACTCGAGTACCTCGGCGTCTTCGACGCCACCCGGGACGGCAGCCTCCGCGTCGACGCCAACATCTCGCTCGTGCCGGCCGACGAGGTCGGCGAGGACGGCGCCATCGACGAGGACGTGCTGGGCGAGGCCAACCGCACCGAGGTCAAGAACATCTCCAGCCACAAGGGCGCCGAACAGGCGCTGGCGTACGAGGTCACCCGCCAGAAGAACGCGGTCAAGCGCGGCCGCGAGGTCGAACAGGAGACTCGCCACTGGGACGAGAACCGCGGCGTCACCGTCTCGATGCGCTCGAAGGAGGCGGAGAAGGACTACCGCTACTTCCGGGAGGCCGACCTGCCGCCCCTGCAGGTGGCGGACTGGAAGGAGCGCATCCCGATCCCGGAACTGCCCGACGCCCGCCGCGAGCGCTTCGGCGAGGAGTACGGTCTCAGCGAGGAGGCCGCCTCGAAGCTCACCTCCCGGAAGTCCGTCGCCGACCTCTACGAGGAGTTGGCCGCGGAGTTCGACCCGGACCTCGTGGCGACGTGGGTCGCCGACAACCTCCTCGGCGAACTCAACTACCGCGACATGGAGATCGCGGACGTGACGGACCGACTCGACGAGATCGAGCACCTGATCCGCCTCGTCGCCGAGGACGAACTCACCGCGAAGAACGCCGAGGAAGTCGTCCTACGGCGGATGCTCGACGAGGGCGAGAGCCCCGACGAGATCATCGAGGCCGAGGACCTCGGGAAGGCAAGCGGCGGCGAGGTCGAACAGGCCGTCGTCGAAGCCATCGAGGAGAACCCCGACGCGGTCGCCGACTACGAGTCCGGCGACGACGGCGCGCTGAACTTCCTCGTCGGGCAGGTGATGAGCAAGACCGGCGGCTCGGCCGACCCGGGGCAGGTGAACGAACTGCTTCGAACGGAGCTGGAGTCCTGA
- a CDS encoding MATE family efflux transporter, producing the protein MTTGAITPKLFALSWPLVLGNLVQTAYNLADMFWVGRVNAEAVAAVSLMFPTSWMFVSVAMGITAASVALVSQYVGAGKQREADHAVGQTVLLTVGMGLALAAVGFLVREPLVSLVGARGLVYDYSLAYLEPILLAIPFTFLFFAFRAVLRAAGDVRTAMWLVVISAGVNVVLDPILILGWGPAPELGVQGAGIATLISRILVALVGLGVLLHGGWGVKLRVPDLAPDREVLTDLVRIGAPGSGDGLARSFAAVFFAALVARFGPIATAAYGIGIRLMSVSWTVSGAVGQATATGVGQNLGAKTPERAEEVAWKATGATMAFLFAAGALVFVFPAAAVGVFIDEQAVIDEGVTLLRIVSPFWAFMGGLMVVQGAFRGAGQTTQAMVLSLASRWVFRVPVAWLLAYYLSWGVDGLWWALVFSGIVTFVIGAAWFNRGHWREGVVDTEPDVDDPEMPDSAAVAGED; encoded by the coding sequence ATGACGACCGGCGCGATCACCCCGAAGCTGTTCGCCCTCTCGTGGCCGTTGGTACTCGGCAACCTCGTCCAGACCGCGTACAACCTCGCGGACATGTTCTGGGTCGGCCGCGTCAACGCCGAGGCCGTCGCCGCCGTCTCGTTGATGTTCCCGACCTCGTGGATGTTCGTCTCCGTCGCCATGGGGATCACCGCAGCGTCCGTCGCGCTGGTCTCTCAGTACGTCGGGGCCGGGAAACAGCGGGAGGCCGACCACGCGGTGGGACAGACGGTCCTGCTGACGGTCGGGATGGGGCTGGCGCTCGCGGCTGTCGGCTTCCTCGTTCGGGAGCCACTCGTCAGCCTCGTCGGCGCGCGCGGGCTGGTCTACGACTACTCGTTGGCCTACCTCGAGCCGATCCTGCTGGCGATCCCCTTCACGTTCCTCTTTTTCGCCTTCCGTGCGGTCCTCCGAGCCGCCGGCGACGTGCGGACGGCGATGTGGCTGGTGGTCATCTCCGCCGGCGTCAACGTCGTCCTCGACCCGATCCTCATCCTCGGCTGGGGGCCGGCCCCGGAACTGGGCGTTCAGGGCGCCGGGATCGCGACGCTGATCTCGCGGATACTCGTCGCGCTGGTGGGACTCGGCGTGTTGCTCCACGGCGGCTGGGGGGTCAAACTCCGCGTCCCCGACCTCGCCCCCGACCGCGAGGTGCTGACGGATCTGGTCCGGATCGGCGCCCCCGGCTCCGGCGACGGGCTCGCGCGGTCGTTCGCGGCGGTGTTCTTCGCCGCACTCGTCGCCCGGTTCGGCCCGATCGCGACGGCGGCCTACGGCATCGGCATCCGGCTGATGTCGGTCTCCTGGACCGTCTCCGGCGCCGTCGGGCAGGCGACGGCCACCGGCGTCGGCCAGAACCTCGGGGCGAAAACCCCGGAGCGCGCCGAGGAGGTGGCGTGGAAGGCGACCGGCGCCACGATGGCGTTCCTGTTCGCCGCCGGCGCACTGGTGTTCGTCTTCCCCGCCGCCGCCGTTGGCGTGTTCATCGACGAACAGGCGGTGATCGACGAGGGCGTGACCCTGCTCCGGATCGTCTCGCCGTTCTGGGCGTTCATGGGCGGGCTGATGGTCGTTCAGGGGGCGTTCCGGGGTGCCGGCCAGACCACGCAGGCGATGGTGCTCTCGCTGGCCTCGCGGTGGGTGTTCCGCGTCCCCGTCGCGTGGCTGCTCGCGTACTACCTCTCGTGGGGCGTTGACGGCCTCTGGTGGGCGCTGGTGTTCTCCGGGATCGTGACGTTCGTCATCGGCGCCGCGTGGTTCAACCGTGGTCACTGGCGGGAGGGTGTCGTCGACACGGAACCAGACGTGGACGACCCAGAGATGCCCGACTCGGCCGCCGTCGCCGGCGAGGACTGA
- a CDS encoding ABC transporter permease, whose amino-acid sequence MLPDPVQLLPLLDLPFSDGYVRSIIYVSLYVSVIAVALSTLFSIPVAILMGFTEFPGKQFVKSVINTGMGFPSVVVGLLVLFAVSNQGPLGALNLIFTKEAMIISQFVLATPPITAISLAAITGVDENVRDAARALGGTRLDVALVVIKEARYGIATAVLAGFGRAISEVGSVLIVGGNITGADGISKTRTLTTAIQLEARQGRYDTAMVLGAVLVGLVLTVNAVVVRLGDTEAVNR is encoded by the coding sequence GTGTTGCCCGATCCGGTACAGCTACTCCCGCTACTCGACCTCCCCTTCTCGGACGGGTACGTGCGGAGCATCATCTACGTCTCGCTGTACGTGAGCGTGATCGCGGTAGCCCTGAGTACGCTGTTCAGCATCCCCGTCGCCATCCTCATGGGCTTTACCGAGTTCCCGGGCAAGCAGTTCGTGAAGTCGGTCATCAACACCGGGATGGGCTTTCCGAGCGTCGTCGTCGGCCTGCTCGTCCTCTTTGCGGTCTCGAACCAAGGGCCGCTGGGTGCGCTGAACCTCATCTTCACGAAGGAGGCGATGATCATCTCGCAGTTCGTGCTGGCGACGCCGCCGATCACCGCCATCAGCCTCGCGGCCATCACGGGCGTCGACGAGAACGTCCGGGACGCCGCCCGCGCGCTCGGCGGGACGCGTCTCGACGTGGCGCTGGTCGTGATAAAGGAGGCCCGCTACGGCATCGCCACGGCCGTCCTCGCGGGGTTCGGCCGCGCGATCAGCGAGGTCGGCTCGGTGCTCATCGTCGGCGGGAACATCACCGGCGCCGACGGCATCTCCAAGACCCGGACGCTGACGACCGCGATCCAACTCGAAGCCCGACAGGGACGCTACGACACCGCGATGGTGCTCGGGGCGGTGCTCGTAGGGCTGGTGCTGACGGTCAACGCCGTCGTCGTCCGACTCGGCGACACGGAGGCGGTGAACCGATGA
- a CDS encoding substrate-binding domain-containing protein codes for MQRRTYLQGVGLAAIASTAGCTQLTGAGTEGEGGAGVSGETLTLTTTTSTYDTGLLDEIHPQFEEMYGVTVDAVAQGTGAALETARNGDSDIVMVHARGLEDEFMRNGYGINRRDLMFNDFVIVGPDDDPAGIEGMESATAALTTIAEAEATFVSRGDSSGTHTKELNLWDAAGVEPGGDWYQEIGAGMGEALNNANQQGAYTLSDRGTYISQRSEIDLTILVQGPIEGGPEVLANPYGIMAVNPAVHEDANYDLAMAYIGWITSPGAQDAISNYEMNGEQLFYPRALSEDPDFQQYVPEGWSSDSDSE; via the coding sequence ATGCAACGGAGGACGTACTTGCAGGGCGTCGGACTCGCCGCCATCGCGAGCACCGCCGGCTGCACACAGCTCACGGGGGCCGGGACCGAGGGCGAGGGCGGCGCGGGCGTCAGCGGCGAGACGCTCACGCTCACGACGACGACGAGTACCTACGACACGGGCCTGCTCGACGAGATCCACCCGCAGTTCGAGGAGATGTACGGCGTGACCGTCGACGCCGTCGCGCAGGGGACAGGCGCGGCGCTGGAGACGGCGCGCAACGGTGACTCGGACATCGTGATGGTCCACGCACGCGGGCTCGAGGACGAGTTCATGCGCAACGGCTACGGGATCAACCGCCGGGACCTGATGTTCAACGACTTCGTCATCGTCGGGCCCGACGACGACCCGGCCGGGATCGAAGGGATGGAGTCGGCGACAGCGGCGCTGACCACCATCGCCGAGGCCGAGGCGACGTTCGTCTCCCGTGGCGACAGCTCCGGGACGCACACGAAGGAACTGAACCTCTGGGACGCCGCGGGCGTCGAGCCCGGTGGCGACTGGTACCAGGAGATCGGCGCCGGGATGGGCGAGGCGCTCAACAACGCGAACCAGCAGGGCGCCTACACGCTTTCCGACCGCGGGACGTACATCTCCCAGCGCTCGGAGATCGACCTCACCATTCTGGTACAGGGGCCGATCGAGGGCGGGCCGGAGGTTCTCGCCAACCCCTACGGGATCATGGCGGTCAACCCCGCCGTCCACGAGGACGCGAACTACGACCTCGCGATGGCGTACATCGGCTGGATCACCAGCCCCGGCGCGCAGGACGCCATCTCGAACTACGAGATGAACGGCGAACAGCTGTTCTACCCGCGGGCGCTCTCGGAGGACCCGGACTTCCAGCAGTACGTTCCGGAAGGTTGGAGTAGCGACTCCGATAGCGAGTAA